One Symphalangus syndactylus isolate Jambi chromosome 10, NHGRI_mSymSyn1-v2.1_pri, whole genome shotgun sequence genomic region harbors:
- the NEFM gene encoding neurofilament medium polypeptide isoform X2, which yields MARHLREYQDLLNVKMALDIEIAAYRKLLEGEETRFSTFAGSITGPLYTHRQPSVTISSKIQKTKVEAPKLKVQHKFVEEIIEETKVEDEKSEMEEALTAITEELAISMKEEKEETAEEKEEEPEAEEEVAAKKSPVKATAPEVKEEEEGEKEEEEGQEEEEEEDEGAKSDQAEEGGSEKEGSSEKEEGEQEEGETEAEAEGEEVEAKEEKKVEEKSEEVATKELLVADAKVEKPEKAKSPVPKSPVEEKGKSPVPKSPVEEKGKSPVPKSPVEEKGKSPVPKSPVEEKAKSPVPKSPVEEAKSKAEVGKGEQKEEEEKEVKEAPKEEKVEKKEEKPKDVPEKKKAESPVKEEAVAEVVTITKSVKVHLEKETKEEGKPLQQEKEKEKAGGEGGSEEEGSDKGAKGSRKEDIAVNGEVEGKEEVEQETKEKGSGREEEKGVVTNGLDLSPADEKKGGDKSEEKVVVTKTVEKITSEGGDGATKYITKSVTVTQKVEEHEETFEEKLVSTKKVEKVTSHAIVKEVTQSD from the exons ATGGCTCGTCATTTGCGCGAATACCAGGACCTCCTCAACGTCAAGATGGCTCTGGATATAGAAATCGCTGCGTACAG AAAACTCCTGGAGGGTGAAGAGACCAGATTTAGCACATTTGCAGGAAGCATCACTGGGCCACTGTATACACACCGACAGCCCTCAGTCACAATATCCAGTAAGATTCAGAAAACCAAGGTGGAAGCTCCCAAGCTTAAGGTCCAACACAAATTTGTCGAGGAGATCATAGAGGAAACCAAAGTGGAGGATGAGAAGTCAGAAATGGAAGAGGCCCTGACAGCCATTACAGAGGAACTGGCCATTTCcatgaaggaagagaaggaagaaacagcagaagaaaaggaagaggaacccGAAGCTGAAGAAGAAGTAGCTGCCAAAAAGTCTCCAGTGAAAGCAACTGCACCTGAAgttaaagaagaggaagaaggggaaaaggaggaagaagaaggccaggaagaagaggaggaagaagatgagGGAGCTAAGTCAGACCAAGCCGAAGAAGGAGGATCCGAGAAGGAAGGCTCTAGTGAAAAAGAGGAAGGTGAGCaggaagaaggagaaacagaGGCTGAAGCTGAAGGAGAGGAAGTCGAAgctaaagaggaaaagaaagtggAGGAAAAGAGTGAGGAAGTGGCCACCAAGGAGTTGCTGGTGGCAGATGCCAAGGTAGAAAAGCCAGAAAAAGCCAAGTCTCCTGTGCCAAAATCACCAGTGGAAGAGAAAGGCAAGTCTCCTGTGCCGAAATCACCAGTGGAAGAGAAAGGCAAGTCTCCTGTGCCGAAATCACCAGTGGAAGAGAAAGGCAAGTCTCCTGTGCCAAAATCACCAGTGGAAGAGAAAGCCAAGTCTCCTGTGCCAAAATCACCAGTGGAAGAGGCAAAGTCAAAAGCAGAAGTGGGGAAAGGTGaacagaaggaggaagaagaaaaggaagtcaAGGAAGCTCCCAAGGAAGAGAaggtagagaaaaaggaagagaaaccaAAGGATGTGCCAGAGAAGAAGAAAGCTGAGTCCCCGGTAAAGGAGGAAGCTGTGGCGGAGGTGGTCACCATCACCAAATCGGTAAAGGTGCACTTGGAGAAAGAGACCAAAGAAGAGGGGAAGCCActgcagcaggagaaagagaaggagaaagcgggaggagagggaggaagtgaggaggaaGGGAGTGATAAAGGTGCCAAGGGATCCAGGAAGGAAGACATAGCTGTCAATGGGGAGGtagaaggaaaagaggaggtaGAGCAGGAGACCAAGGAAAAAGGCagtgggagggaagaggagaaaggtGTTGTCACCAATGGCCTAGACTTGAGCCCGGCAGATGAAAAGAAGGGGGGTGATAAAAGTGAGGAGAAAGTGGTGGTGACCAAAACGGTAGAAAAAATCACCAGTGAGGGGGGAGATGGTGCTACCAAATACATCACTAAATCTGTAACCGTCACTCAAAAGGTTGAAGAGCATGAAGAGACCTTTGAGGAGAAACTAGTGTCTACTAAAAAGGTAGAAAAAGTCACTTCACACGCCATAGTAAAGGAAGTCACCCAGAGTGACTAA